A window of Chloracidobacterium sp. N contains these coding sequences:
- a CDS encoding DegT/DnrJ/EryC1/StrS aminotransferase family protein, whose protein sequence is MQIPFVDLQAQYQSLKDELDTAVLTVMRQCNFILGKEVSDFEQAFADYVGARHCVGVASGLDALKLALEAFGIGPGDEVIVPAHTFIASALAVSAVGARPVLVEVDEASFNLDPARIEAAITPRTKAIMPVHLYGQPADMAPILDIARQHNLRVIEDASQAHGARYRGQRVGTFGDAGCFSFYPGKNLGAYGDAGGLVTNDTGLAEKVRFLRNYGQEVKYKHVVKGYNLRLDTLQAAVLGVKLRHLDTWNARRAAHAAAYTHALEGVGDLQLPRVVTGDHVFHLYVIRTQRRDALQTHLNQRGIATVIHYPVPMHLQAAYADLGYGRGAFPITERLSDEILSLPMYAELTAEQQDYVIQAVKDFFA, encoded by the coding sequence ATGCAGATTCCCTTCGTTGACCTACAGGCGCAGTACCAGTCGCTCAAAGACGAACTCGACACGGCCGTACTGACCGTCATGCGGCAGTGCAACTTCATTCTGGGCAAGGAAGTGAGTGATTTTGAGCAGGCCTTTGCCGATTACGTCGGCGCCCGGCACTGTGTCGGGGTGGCCAGCGGACTGGATGCGCTCAAGCTTGCGCTGGAAGCCTTTGGTATCGGCCCGGGGGATGAAGTCATCGTGCCGGCGCACACCTTCATTGCTTCGGCGCTGGCCGTATCGGCCGTTGGGGCGCGTCCGGTGCTCGTCGAAGTGGATGAAGCCAGTTTCAACCTTGACCCGGCACGTATCGAAGCCGCCATCACCCCCCGCACGAAAGCCATCATGCCGGTTCACCTCTACGGGCAACCAGCCGATATGGCCCCCATTCTCGACATTGCCCGGCAGCACAATCTGCGCGTCATCGAGGATGCTTCCCAGGCGCATGGCGCACGCTACCGGGGGCAGCGGGTTGGCACGTTCGGCGATGCCGGCTGCTTCAGTTTTTATCCCGGCAAGAATCTGGGCGCGTACGGTGATGCCGGCGGACTCGTCACCAACGACACCGGACTGGCTGAGAAAGTCCGCTTCCTGCGCAACTACGGGCAGGAGGTCAAGTACAAGCACGTCGTCAAAGGATACAACCTGCGGCTCGACACGCTGCAAGCCGCCGTACTTGGCGTGAAACTCCGGCATCTCGATACCTGGAATGCCCGCCGGGCGGCGCATGCGGCCGCCTACACGCACGCGCTCGAAGGCGTGGGAGACTTGCAGCTTCCGCGTGTTGTCACCGGCGATCACGTCTTTCACCTCTACGTCATCCGTACGCAACGGCGCGACGCCCTCCAGACACACCTCAACCAGCGCGGCATTGCGACGGTCATCCACTATCCCGTACCGATGCACCTGCAGGCGGCGTATGCCGACCTGGGTTACGGTCGCGGGGCATTTCCCATCACCGAACGGCTTTCGGATGAGATTCTGTCGCTTCCGATGTACGCTGAACTGACGGCTGAGCAGCAGGACTACGTCATCCAGGCGGTGAAGGACTTTTTCGCCTGA
- a CDS encoding glycosyltransferase family 2 protein: MLKVLAVPIAFNEEKKIGRVLDRFPPNVVDAIAVVDDASTDGTPQVICEKGAIHLRHERQSGAGAAIRTAIRYAREQGYDVIVILAGNDKDRPAEIPRLVEPIVNEGYDFVQGSRYLPGGDFGNMPLYRQLATRFVHPLLFSLAARRRVTDSTNGFRAIRLSLFDDPRIDIDQDWLDKYELEPYIMFKAIRLGYRFKEVPVTKIYPPKELGYTKMKPFTGWWSILRPIIYLGLGLKK, translated from the coding sequence ATGTTGAAGGTGCTGGCCGTACCGATTGCCTTCAACGAGGAAAAGAAAATCGGGCGCGTCCTGGACCGCTTTCCACCGAATGTCGTGGATGCCATTGCCGTTGTGGATGATGCCTCGACGGACGGCACGCCCCAGGTCATCTGTGAAAAGGGCGCGATTCATCTGCGTCATGAGCGGCAGTCGGGTGCCGGAGCCGCCATCCGCACGGCGATTCGCTACGCCCGCGAACAGGGCTACGATGTCATCGTCATTCTGGCCGGAAACGACAAGGACCGCCCGGCCGAAATCCCCCGGCTGGTCGAGCCGATTGTCAACGAAGGGTATGACTTTGTGCAGGGGTCACGCTATCTGCCGGGTGGCGACTTCGGCAACATGCCGCTGTATCGCCAACTGGCGACGCGCTTCGTCCACCCGCTGCTGTTTTCGCTGGCCGCACGGCGGCGCGTCACCGACAGCACCAACGGCTTTCGCGCCATCCGCCTTTCGCTTTTTGACGATCCGCGCATAGACATTGACCAGGACTGGCTCGACAAGTACGAGCTGGAGCCTTACATCATGTTCAAGGCCATCCGGCTGGGCTACCGGTTCAAAGAGGTGCCCGTCACCAAGATTTATCCCCCAAAAGAACTGGGCTACACCAAAATGAAGCCGTTTACCGGCTGGTGGAGCATTCTTCGCCCCATCATTTACCTGGGGCTGGGTTTGAAAAAGTAA
- a CDS encoding acyltransferase, whose protein sequence is MTDMTEALPYRKHPTALVESEHIGRGTRIWAFVHVLPGAIIGEDCNIGDHCYIESGAVVGNRVTIKNGVAVWEGVHLGDDVFLGPNVALTNDLLPRSRKPDWVCHPTYIERGATIGANATIVCRVRIGEYALVGAGSVVTKDIPAHALCFGNPAAVRGWVCRCAARLTFEGEETTCRECGDQYRQTPGGIIRIV, encoded by the coding sequence ATGACCGACATGACCGAAGCCCTGCCCTACCGCAAACACCCGACGGCGCTGGTCGAAAGCGAACATATCGGACGCGGGACGCGCATCTGGGCCTTCGTCCACGTGCTTCCCGGCGCCATCATTGGCGAAGACTGCAACATTGGCGATCACTGCTACATCGAGTCGGGCGCCGTGGTCGGCAACCGCGTCACGATCAAAAACGGCGTCGCCGTGTGGGAAGGGGTTCATCTCGGCGACGACGTGTTCCTGGGCCCCAACGTGGCCCTGACCAATGATCTGCTGCCACGCAGCCGCAAGCCCGATTGGGTCTGTCATCCAACCTACATCGAGCGCGGGGCGACGATTGGCGCCAATGCCACGATTGTCTGCCGGGTACGGATTGGCGAATACGCCCTGGTCGGGGCCGGCTCCGTGGTCACGAAAGACATCCCGGCCCACGCACTCTGTTTCGGCAATCCGGCCGCCGTCCGCGGCTGGGTCTGCCGCTGCGCCGCACGTTTGACCTTTGAGGGAGAGGAAACGACCTGCCGTGAATGTGGCGACCAATACCGCCAAACACCAGGCGGCATCATCCGCATCGTCTGA
- a CDS encoding LIC_10190 family membrane protein, translating into MLFFAFAFGLLALTSYLVGVSVGYVSRALSPAYRLGDYWLAAIWIGLLTLGNALLALSLLMPLTPLSGALLALVLCLPALTTGRVHLRWLEIYQRLRRQPAWIVALAAIAVSNGAFFNRPSFIIDAGVYHIGSIEWLSHYGTVPGLALLNLTLGYGSTWFALAAPFNAGPLAGRAYNVANSVAYALLTLHLLLAGSRIWRRTEQPADWFLLIASGLTWLLAARFLGAIIVSPSPDIPVIFGVIIVAWMFFLTTTPASTQDAGNARLLVWLMALGLAGVKLNALPVVIIGGCFVFAASRQPGYLLRAGLLGSLLLAPGVVARVAMSGYPFFPSRAFGLGLPWQYENPVFTTNAIRVFAQWSGQPVPPGPDYPLRWLPHWLAHERLATGLLLIQLGVLVWGWRHWRQWTPAFRWALVLSTAGTLYVMAAAPSLRFLLGYPVIAISLGLADFVPRLAARWQLGTTRMQWKHTGHVGIFILAGFLTAALTGLSLISSKTECLIQRAIAAGKVSNTPDHAPGWIWPPRVRRIEYLESEPPVADTTVKRQLINGIEVTVPHAICWDLPLPCSPPYHKTGFRLRDPQRGLSGGFVTGPDKP; encoded by the coding sequence ATGCTGTTTTTCGCCTTTGCCTTTGGCCTTCTCGCCCTGACCAGCTACCTCGTCGGGGTCAGCGTCGGGTATGTGTCACGGGCGCTGTCTCCCGCATACCGCCTTGGGGATTACTGGTTGGCCGCCATCTGGATTGGGCTGTTGACTCTTGGCAATGCCTTGCTGGCGCTGTCGTTGCTGATGCCGCTTACGCCTCTTTCCGGGGCGCTGCTGGCACTTGTGCTCTGTCTTCCGGCACTGACGACAGGCCGGGTGCACCTACGGTGGCTGGAAATATATCAACGGCTTCGGCGACAACCAGCGTGGATTGTGGCCCTGGCAGCCATTGCGGTCAGCAACGGGGCGTTTTTCAATCGTCCCAGTTTCATCATTGATGCCGGCGTTTATCACATCGGGAGCATTGAATGGCTGTCACACTACGGTACGGTTCCCGGCCTGGCCTTGCTCAACTTGACGCTTGGTTACGGTTCGACTTGGTTTGCGCTGGCAGCGCCGTTCAATGCCGGGCCGTTGGCGGGACGCGCCTACAACGTTGCCAACAGCGTTGCTTATGCCCTGCTGACCCTGCATCTCTTACTCGCCGGCAGCCGCATCTGGCGACGGACAGAACAACCTGCCGATTGGTTTTTACTGATAGCCTCCGGGCTGACGTGGCTGTTGGCGGCACGCTTTCTGGGAGCCATCATCGTTTCGCCGTCACCGGATATTCCGGTGATTTTCGGCGTGATCATCGTAGCTTGGATGTTTTTTCTCACGACAACACCGGCATCCACTCAGGACGCCGGCAATGCACGTCTTCTGGTCTGGCTGATGGCGCTTGGTTTGGCCGGTGTCAAACTCAATGCCCTGCCGGTGGTCATCATCGGCGGATGCTTTGTTTTTGCCGCCAGCCGGCAACCTGGATACCTTCTGCGGGCCGGTCTGCTTGGCAGCCTGTTGCTTGCCCCCGGCGTCGTGGCGCGCGTTGCGATGTCCGGCTACCCCTTTTTCCCTTCACGGGCCTTTGGATTGGGATTGCCCTGGCAGTATGAAAACCCGGTCTTTACGACCAATGCCATTCGGGTGTTTGCGCAGTGGTCAGGGCAGCCTGTTCCGCCGGGCCCGGATTACCCGCTCCGGTGGCTTCCGCACTGGCTTGCCCACGAACGGCTGGCAACCGGGCTGCTGCTGATACAGCTTGGCGTTCTTGTTTGGGGCTGGCGACACTGGCGGCAGTGGACACCTGCCTTCCGGTGGGCATTGGTACTGTCAACGGCAGGCACACTCTACGTCATGGCCGCTGCGCCATCACTGCGCTTTCTGCTGGGCTACCCGGTCATTGCCATCAGTCTTGGACTTGCTGACTTCGTTCCGCGCCTTGCCGCGCGCTGGCAGCTTGGTACAACCAGAATGCAGTGGAAACACACGGGGCACGTCGGTATTTTCATCCTCGCTGGCTTCCTGACGGCGGCCCTCACAGGACTATCCCTGATCTCATCCAAGACGGAGTGCCTCATCCAACGGGCTATTGCTGCCGGGAAGGTCTCCAACACACCTGACCACGCGCCCGGATGGATATGGCCGCCGCGTGTCCGCCGCATCGAGTATCTGGAAAGTGAGCCACCGGTGGCTGACACGACGGTGAAGCGGCAACTTATCAACGGCATTGAAGTGACTGTCCCCCACGCCATCTGCTGGGACCTGCCGCTCCCGTGCTCGCCGCCCTACCACAAAACAGGTTTTCGGCTGCGTGACCCACAGCGGGGACTGTCCGGCGGTTTCGTCACAGGGCCGGACAAACCGTGA